A part of Streptomyces sp. NBC_01497 genomic DNA contains:
- a CDS encoding ABC transporter ATP-binding protein, producing MSADPVLRLVNLTRVHGTGATEVNALRGVHLDVFPGELVAVMGPSGSGKSTLLSLAGGLDVPTSGQVIVEGTDITAITRKQLAAMRRRSIGYVFQDYNLVPALTAVENISLPRELDGVSARKARVEAKAALEEMRLGDLAERFPDEMSGGQQQRVAIARALVGDRRLVLADEPTGALDSETGESVLALLRTRCDAGAAGILVTHEPRFAAWADRVVFLRDGTVVDQTVRTGAESLLSDQAADR from the coding sequence CTGAGCGCCGACCCCGTCCTGCGTCTGGTGAACCTGACCCGTGTGCACGGCACCGGCGCCACCGAGGTCAACGCCCTGCGCGGTGTGCACCTCGACGTGTTCCCGGGCGAACTGGTCGCCGTGATGGGCCCGTCCGGGTCCGGAAAGTCGACCCTGCTCAGCCTGGCCGGCGGCCTGGACGTGCCCACGTCGGGGCAGGTGATCGTGGAGGGGACCGACATCACCGCGATCACCCGCAAGCAGCTCGCCGCGATGCGCCGCCGCAGCATCGGCTACGTCTTCCAGGACTACAACCTGGTGCCCGCGCTGACGGCCGTCGAGAACATCTCCCTCCCCCGCGAACTGGACGGTGTCTCCGCCCGGAAGGCACGTGTGGAGGCCAAGGCGGCGCTGGAGGAGATGCGGCTCGGCGACCTCGCCGAGCGCTTCCCCGACGAGATGTCCGGCGGCCAGCAGCAGCGTGTGGCCATAGCCCGCGCGCTCGTCGGTGACCGCCGCCTGGTGCTCGCCGACGAACCGACCGGCGCCCTCGACTCCGAGACCGGCGAGTCCGTGCTGGCGCTGCTGCGCACCCGGTGCGACGCCGGAGCCGCGGGCATCCTGGTCACCCACGAGCCGCGGTTCGCCGCCTGGGCGGACCGCGTGGTCTTCCTGCGGGACGGCACCGTCGTGGACCAGACCGTCCGCACCGGGGCCGAGTCCCTGCTGAGCGACCAGGCGGCCGACCGGTGA